One genomic window of Mustela nigripes isolate SB6536 chromosome 15, MUSNIG.SB6536, whole genome shotgun sequence includes the following:
- the TSC22D1 gene encoding TSC22 domain family protein 1 isoform X6 yields the protein MKSQWCRPVAMDLGVYQLRHFSISFLSSLLGTENASVRLDNSSSGASVVAIDNKIEQAMDLVKSHLMYAVREEVEVLKEQIKELIEKNSQLEQENNLLKTLASPEQLAQFQAQLQTGSPPATTQPQGTTQPPAQPASQGSGPTA from the exons ATGAAATCCCAATGGTGTAGACCAGTGGCGATGGATCTAGGAGTTTACCAACTGAgacatttttcaatttctttcttgtcATCCTTGCTGGGGACTGAAAACGCCTCTGTGAGACTTGACAATAG CTCCTCTGGTGCAAGTGTGGTAGCTATTGACAACAAAATCGAGCAAGCTATG GATCTGGTGAAAAGCCATTTGATGTATGCGGTTAGAGAGGAAGTGGAGGTCCTCAAAGAGCAAATCAAAGAACTAATAGAGAAAAATTCCCAGCTGGAGCAGGAAAACAATCTGCTGAAGACACTGGCCAGTCCTGAGCAGCTTGCCCAGTTTCAGGCCCAGCTGCAGACTGGCTCCCCCCCTGCCACCACACAGCCACAGGGGACCACACAGCCCCCCGCTCAGCCAGCGTCCCAGGGCTCAGGACCCACCGCGTAG
- the TSC22D1 gene encoding TSC22 domain family protein 1 isoform X7, whose amino-acid sequence MDLVKSHLMYAVREEVEVLKEQIKELIEKNSQLEQENNLLKTLASPEQLAQFQAQLQTGSPPATTQPQGTTQPPAQPASQGSGPTA is encoded by the exons ATG GATCTGGTGAAAAGCCATTTGATGTATGCGGTTAGAGAGGAAGTGGAGGTCCTCAAAGAGCAAATCAAAGAACTAATAGAGAAAAATTCCCAGCTGGAGCAGGAAAACAATCTGCTGAAGACACTGGCCAGTCCTGAGCAGCTTGCCCAGTTTCAGGCCCAGCTGCAGACTGGCTCCCCCCCTGCCACCACACAGCCACAGGGGACCACACAGCCCCCCGCTCAGCCAGCGTCCCAGGGCTCAGGACCCACCGCGTAG